In the genome of Pseudomonas sp. LBUM920, one region contains:
- a CDS encoding OpgC family protein, whose protein sequence is MLNGRDPRIDFFRGLALIFIFWDHVPHNPLGQITLRNIGFSDAAEVFVFLAGYASVLAYGKVLQREGYWMACLKILRRTWVLYVVHIFLLAMLMGIVFFANSHVETRDLVEEMGLTHFVTHPQQALVDELLLRFKPNLMDPLPLYIVLLAGLPLVLPLLLRKTWAVVAVSMAVYLLAPHLGWNLAAIADGVWYFNPVTWQFLFVLGGAAAIHGQQPRAQDNRPLLRQPLFVTAAVYALAAGVLTLAWRWPEVHDALMPAALSELLYPISKTDLSPVRLLHFLALAYVTAKLLPGRAWTQNWLARQTCRMGRYSLEVFCLGVLLAPLADMLNALAGDAFTMQIVTALVGAALMAALGAWLEFNQRLSQSPRVATA, encoded by the coding sequence ATGCTGAACGGACGCGACCCGCGCATCGATTTTTTTCGGGGCCTGGCGTTGATCTTCATTTTCTGGGATCACGTCCCCCACAATCCCCTCGGCCAGATCACCCTGCGCAATATCGGGTTCAGCGACGCGGCTGAAGTCTTCGTGTTCCTTGCCGGCTACGCCTCGGTGCTGGCGTACGGCAAGGTCCTGCAGCGCGAAGGCTACTGGATGGCCTGCTTGAAGATCCTGCGGCGCACGTGGGTGCTGTACGTGGTGCACATCTTCCTGCTGGCAATGCTGATGGGCATTGTGTTCTTCGCCAACAGCCATGTCGAAACCCGCGACCTGGTCGAAGAGATGGGCCTGACGCATTTTGTCACCCATCCTCAGCAAGCGCTGGTGGACGAATTGCTGTTGCGCTTCAAGCCGAACCTGATGGACCCGCTGCCCCTGTATATCGTGCTGTTGGCGGGCTTGCCGCTGGTACTGCCACTGCTGCTGCGCAAGACCTGGGCGGTGGTCGCGGTGTCGATGGCGGTGTACCTGCTGGCGCCGCACCTGGGCTGGAACCTGGCCGCCATTGCTGACGGCGTGTGGTACTTCAACCCGGTCACCTGGCAGTTTCTGTTTGTGCTGGGTGGCGCGGCGGCCATTCACGGGCAACAACCCCGCGCACAGGATAATCGGCCACTGCTGCGCCAGCCGTTGTTCGTCACGGCGGCGGTCTACGCGCTGGCGGCGGGTGTGCTCACCCTCGCCTGGCGTTGGCCTGAGGTGCACGATGCATTGATGCCAGCGGCCTTGAGCGAACTGCTCTACCCGATCAGCAAGACCGACTTGTCACCGGTGCGACTGTTGCACTTCCTGGCGCTGGCCTACGTCACCGCCAAACTGTTGCCTGGGCGTGCCTGGACACAAAATTGGCTGGCCCGGCAGACCTGCCGGATGGGGCGTTATTCGTTGGAAGTATTCTGCCTGGGCGTCTTACTGGCGCCGTTGGCGGACATGCTCAACGCCCTGGCTGGCGATGCCTTCACCATGCAAATCGTCACCGCACTGGTCGGCGCCGCCCTGATGGCCGCGCTGGGCGCCTGGCTGGAATTCAACCAACGCCTGAGCCAATCGCCTCGCGTGGCCACCGCCTGA
- a CDS encoding cupin domain-containing protein encodes MPLLDFAALAGQLPDSWKSTRLGQVGPARIKVLRMDEQAYEAETHAYNEGLLVINGLLRLSIGDEEIRVEAGQMYLVQAGIAHAVLAGSQGTLVIIDV; translated from the coding sequence ATGCCCTTACTCGACTTCGCCGCCCTCGCCGGGCAACTGCCTGACAGCTGGAAATCCACGCGCCTGGGCCAGGTAGGCCCGGCGCGGATCAAGGTGTTGCGCATGGATGAGCAGGCCTACGAGGCAGAAACCCACGCTTACAACGAAGGCCTGCTGGTGATCAACGGGCTGCTGCGCTTGAGCATCGGTGACGAGGAAATCCGCGTGGAAGCCGGCCAGATGTACCTCGTCCAAGCCGGTATCGCCCACGCGGTCCTTGCCGGTAGCCAAGGCACGTTGGTGATCATTGATGTCTAG
- a CDS encoding FMN-binding glutamate synthase family protein encodes MSLSLLSRYAFFAVCVIFTLASLPFIEHEWLWPITVVTGVLSLIGLFDLLQSPHAVRRNYPILGNIRYLVEAIRPEIRQYLLESDSDALPFSRAQRSLVYSRAKNETADKPFGTLIDVYQSGFEFIGHSMRPAPLSDPSAFRVMVGGPQCKQPYSASVFNISAMSFGSLSANAIRALNQGAKLGNFAHDTGEGSISPYHRENGGDLTWELGSGYFGCRTSDGRFDPERFAAQAQNPQVRMIEIKMSQGAKPGHGGILPKHKVTKEIAETRGIMMGEDCISPSRHSAFSTPIEMMQFIAQLRELSGGKPVGFKFCLGHPWEFMGIAKAMLETGILPDFIVVDGKEGGTGAAPVEFTDHIGVPLREGLLFVHNTLVGLNLRDKIKLGASGKIVSAFDIASVLAIGADWANSARGFMFAIGCIQSQSCHTNKCPTGVATQDPLRQRALVVPDKAQRVFNFHRNTLKALAEMLAAAGLDHPSQLSAKHLVRRMSATEIKLFSQLHVFLKPGELLTGEVNGEFYSRMWQMARADSFEPNELVAA; translated from the coding sequence ATGAGCCTGTCGTTACTAAGCCGTTACGCCTTCTTTGCCGTGTGCGTCATTTTTACCCTCGCCAGCCTCCCCTTTATCGAACATGAATGGCTGTGGCCAATCACCGTGGTCACCGGCGTGCTCAGCTTGATCGGTCTGTTCGATCTGCTGCAAAGCCCCCACGCGGTGCGCCGCAACTACCCGATCCTGGGCAATATCCGTTACCTAGTGGAGGCCATCCGCCCGGAAATCCGCCAGTACCTGCTCGAATCCGACAGCGACGCGCTGCCCTTCTCACGCGCGCAACGCTCACTGGTTTACTCGCGCGCCAAGAACGAAACCGCCGACAAACCCTTCGGCACCCTGATCGACGTGTATCAATCGGGCTTCGAATTCATCGGCCACTCCATGCGCCCTGCGCCGTTGAGTGACCCGAGCGCGTTTCGCGTGATGGTCGGCGGCCCGCAGTGCAAGCAGCCGTACTCGGCGTCGGTGTTCAATATCTCGGCCATGAGCTTCGGCTCGTTGAGCGCCAACGCCATTCGCGCATTGAACCAGGGCGCCAAGCTCGGCAACTTTGCCCACGACACCGGCGAAGGCAGCATCAGCCCTTACCACCGCGAAAACGGCGGCGACCTGACCTGGGAACTGGGCAGTGGCTACTTCGGCTGCCGCACCAGCGATGGCCGCTTCGACCCGGAACGCTTCGCCGCGCAGGCGCAGAACCCGCAAGTACGCATGATCGAAATCAAGATGAGCCAGGGCGCAAAACCCGGCCATGGCGGGATCCTGCCCAAGCACAAGGTCACCAAGGAAATTGCCGAGACGCGCGGCATCATGATGGGCGAAGACTGCATCTCGCCGTCGCGCCACAGCGCGTTTTCCACGCCGATTGAAATGATGCAGTTCATCGCCCAACTGCGCGAACTGTCCGGCGGCAAACCGGTGGGCTTCAAGTTTTGCCTGGGCCACCCGTGGGAGTTCATGGGCATCGCCAAGGCCATGCTCGAAACCGGCATCCTCCCGGACTTTATCGTGGTCGACGGCAAGGAAGGCGGCACCGGCGCCGCGCCGGTGGAGTTCACCGACCATATCGGTGTGCCGCTGCGTGAAGGTCTGCTGTTTGTGCACAACACGCTGGTAGGCCTCAATCTGCGCGACAAGATCAAGCTCGGCGCCAGCGGCAAGATCGTCAGCGCGTTCGATATCGCCAGCGTCCTGGCCATCGGCGCCGACTGGGCCAACTCCGCGCGCGGCTTCATGTTTGCCATCGGCTGCATCCAGTCGCAGAGCTGCCACACCAACAAATGCCCGACCGGCGTCGCCACCCAGGACCCGCTGCGCCAACGTGCGCTGGTGGTCCCGGACAAAGCCCAGCGCGTGTTCAACTTCCACCGCAACACCCTCAAGGCCTTGGCGGAAATGCTCGCCGCAGCCGGTCTGGATCATCCCTCGCAGCTGTCGGCCAAGCACCTGGTGCGACGCATGTCGGCGACTGAAATCAAACTGTTCTCGCAACTGCATGTGTTCCTCAAGCCCGGTGAACTGCTCACCGGTGAAGTGAACGGCGAGTTCTATTCGCGCATGTGGCAGATGGCACGCGCGGACAGTTTTGAGCCGAATGAGCTGGTAGCCGCGTAA
- a CDS encoding LuxR C-terminal-related transcriptional regulator, which translates to MTVSLQDIAWHRSVGQMIDALDQANFWTQLVRLLDNYVPFDSWVVLLFSSAHRPLVFAECPGVDGTPDQLFQDYLNGLYLLDPFYIASREHSRTGLFRLAEVAPEHFELTEYYQRYFRLNVVADEIQFNCQLADGRTLCLSLGSKQRFDPQQIALLSLIQPWVLSLLRQRLPFELKQVSAPQPPIQNDDWGAQLTARELDVGRLMLSGCSSKEIARKLEISVETVKVHKKHMYSKLGIKSQSELFSIFLQAQNA; encoded by the coding sequence ATGACAGTCTCGCTACAAGACATCGCCTGGCACCGTTCGGTGGGGCAAATGATAGACGCCCTCGACCAGGCCAACTTCTGGACCCAGCTCGTGCGCTTGCTGGACAACTACGTGCCGTTCGACAGCTGGGTGGTATTGCTGTTCAGCAGCGCGCACCGCCCGCTGGTGTTCGCCGAATGCCCGGGCGTCGACGGCACGCCGGACCAGTTGTTCCAGGACTACCTCAACGGCCTGTACCTGCTCGACCCCTTCTATATCGCCAGCCGCGAACACTCGCGCACCGGCCTGTTTCGCCTGGCCGAAGTCGCGCCGGAGCACTTTGAACTCACCGAGTACTACCAGCGCTACTTCCGCCTGAACGTGGTGGCCGATGAAATCCAATTTAATTGCCAGTTGGCGGATGGGCGTACCCTGTGCCTGTCCCTGGGCTCGAAACAGCGTTTTGACCCGCAGCAGATCGCTTTGCTGTCGCTGATCCAGCCTTGGGTGCTGAGCCTGCTGCGCCAGCGCCTGCCCTTTGAACTCAAGCAGGTCAGCGCACCGCAGCCGCCGATTCAGAATGATGACTGGGGCGCGCAACTCACCGCCCGCGAGCTGGATGTGGGCCGCTTGATGCTCAGCGGTTGCTCCAGCAAGGAAATCGCTCGTAAGCTGGAAATCTCTGTTGAAACCGTGAAAGTCCATAAGAAACACATGTACAGCAAGCTAGGGATCAAATCCCAGTCGGAGCTGTTCTCGATCTTTCTACAGGCGCAAAACGCCTAG
- a CDS encoding carbon-nitrogen hydrolase family protein, whose amino-acid sequence MKVEFAQLAGRDNGTAYNLERALAAIAACAADTQLIVFPETHLMGFPSAETVADIAEPVDGPTVQAVIEAARAGNIAVVIGMAESDAGQFYNTTLLITPEGIALRYRKTHLWASDRGVFTPGDRYATCLWNGVRVGLLICYDIEFPETARANAQLGAELLIVTNGNMDPYGPTHRTAIMARAQENQAFALMVNRVEEGDGGLLFAGGSALVDPIGTLLFEAGREEGQFTVELDLDQLVAARKDYRYLDDQRLKLPGEVIERTDGTRELLIPKP is encoded by the coding sequence ATGAAGGTCGAATTTGCCCAGTTGGCAGGTCGTGATAACGGCACAGCTTACAACCTTGAGCGCGCCTTGGCGGCAATTGCTGCCTGCGCCGCCGACACGCAACTGATCGTATTTCCGGAAACCCATCTGATGGGCTTCCCGTCAGCCGAGACCGTCGCCGACATCGCCGAGCCGGTGGATGGCCCGACCGTGCAGGCCGTTATCGAGGCGGCTCGCGCAGGCAATATCGCCGTGGTGATCGGCATGGCCGAGAGCGACGCCGGCCAATTCTATAACACCACGTTGCTGATCACCCCCGAAGGCATTGCCCTGCGGTATCGCAAGACCCACCTGTGGGCCTCGGATCGCGGCGTGTTCACGCCCGGTGACCGCTATGCCACTTGCTTGTGGAACGGTGTGCGTGTCGGCCTGTTGATCTGCTACGACATCGAGTTCCCGGAAACCGCCCGCGCCAACGCGCAACTGGGCGCCGAACTGCTGATTGTCACCAACGGCAACATGGACCCTTACGGTCCCACGCACCGCACCGCGATCATGGCGCGCGCCCAGGAAAACCAGGCGTTTGCACTGATGGTCAATCGGGTGGAAGAAGGCGATGGCGGCCTGTTGTTCGCCGGCGGCAGTGCCCTGGTCGACCCGATTGGCACGCTGCTGTTCGAAGCCGGGCGCGAGGAAGGACAATTTACCGTCGAGCTGGACCTTGACCAATTGGTGGCGGCTCGCAAGGACTACCGCTACCTCGACGACCAGCGCTTGAAATTGCCGGGTGAGGTGATCGAGCGCACGGATGGGACGCGTGAACTGCTGATTCCTAAACCCTGA
- a CDS encoding APC family permease, which translates to MARLQRTLSLGSVVLFGIAYMTPIIVLGTFGILAQSTGGMVPAAYLAALVAMFFTAMSYGRMASAFPVAGSAYSYVRKAISPKLGFIAGWAVLLDYLFLPMAIWLIGAAYLHSAFPAVPQWIWVLAFIGVTTAINIIGLKLANGINALLMLVQFLVLIAFVALCIHYIGGDASKPLWTVAPFFNGQMHMPLIMSGAAIACYSFLGFDAVSTLTEETRDPRRTIPRAIMLITLIGGLIFVGVSYFVQIAHPSFEFADVDSAAYEIARNVGGDLFVSIFLIGLIVGQFASGLSAQASGSRLLFAMGRDGVLPKSFFGTLHARFGTPVNSILLCAVVALLALKLDVTTSTSFINFGAFLAFSLVNLSVIFHYWIGAKARGVRELMLFLLFPAIGLAADVWLMVSLDHLAIYLGVVWLAIGLVYLGFLTRGFSQQPPEMDFQEAA; encoded by the coding sequence ATGGCTCGTTTGCAACGCACCCTGTCGTTAGGGTCGGTGGTGCTGTTTGGCATCGCCTATATGACGCCGATCATTGTGCTCGGCACCTTCGGCATCCTCGCGCAATCCACTGGCGGCATGGTGCCGGCCGCTTACCTGGCCGCCCTGGTGGCGATGTTCTTTACCGCCATGAGTTACGGGCGCATGGCGTCGGCCTTTCCGGTGGCCGGTTCCGCCTACAGCTACGTGCGCAAGGCGATCAGCCCGAAACTGGGCTTTATCGCCGGTTGGGCGGTGTTGCTCGACTACCTGTTCTTGCCCATGGCCATCTGGTTGATCGGGGCGGCGTACCTGCATTCGGCATTCCCTGCGGTGCCGCAATGGATCTGGGTGCTGGCGTTTATCGGCGTCACCACGGCGATCAATATCATCGGTCTGAAACTGGCCAACGGCATTAATGCGCTGCTGATGTTGGTGCAGTTTCTGGTGCTGATTGCGTTTGTCGCGCTGTGCATCCATTACATCGGGGGCGACGCGAGCAAGCCGCTGTGGACCGTCGCGCCGTTCTTCAACGGCCAGATGCACATGCCGCTGATCATGAGCGGGGCGGCTATTGCCTGCTATTCGTTCCTGGGCTTTGACGCGGTCAGTACCTTGACTGAAGAAACCCGCGACCCACGCCGGACCATTCCGCGGGCGATCATGCTGATCACCTTGATCGGCGGGTTGATCTTCGTTGGCGTGTCGTATTTCGTGCAGATCGCGCATCCGTCGTTCGAGTTTGCCGATGTGGATTCGGCGGCCTATGAAATTGCGCGCAATGTCGGCGGTGACCTGTTTGTGTCGATCTTCCTGATCGGCTTGATCGTCGGCCAGTTCGCCTCGGGGCTGTCGGCCCAGGCCAGCGGTTCGCGCTTGTTGTTCGCGATGGGGCGCGACGGCGTGTTGCCCAAGTCGTTCTTTGGCACCTTGCATGCGCGCTTCGGCACGCCGGTCAACAGCATCCTGTTGTGTGCGGTTGTGGCGTTGCTGGCATTGAAGCTGGATGTGACCACCTCCACCTCGTTCATCAACTTCGGTGCATTCCTGGCGTTCAGCCTGGTGAACCTGTCGGTGATCTTTCACTACTGGATCGGCGCGAAAGCGCGTGGCGTGCGTGAGTTGATGTTGTTCCTGCTGTTCCCGGCCATCGGCCTCGCGGCGGACGTGTGGCTGATGGTCAGCCTCGATCATCTGGCGATTTACCTGGGCGTGGTGTGGTTGGCGATCGGCCTGGTTTACCTGGGGTTCCTGACGCGCGGCTTCTCGCAACAGCCGCCGGAAATGGACTTTCAGGAAGCTGCATAG
- a CDS encoding type B 50S ribosomal protein L31, whose protein sequence is MKTGIHPDYRTVLFHDTAADVFFLIGSTADSDRTHTHSDGNTYPYIPLDVSSASHPIYTGQQRKTQVEGRIAGFNKRFASFGTSPKNAEA, encoded by the coding sequence ATGAAAACTGGTATCCATCCCGACTACCGCACCGTGCTGTTCCACGACACCGCCGCCGACGTGTTCTTCCTGATCGGCTCCACGGCCGACAGTGATCGCACCCACACACATAGCGATGGCAACACGTACCCTTACATTCCGTTGGACGTCTCCAGCGCCTCGCACCCGATCTACACCGGCCAGCAACGCAAGACTCAGGTCGAAGGCCGGATTGCCGGGTTCAACAAGCGTTTTGCGTCGTTTGGCACCAGCCCGAAAAACGCCGAGGCGTGA
- a CDS encoding HD domain-containing phosphohydrolase: protein MGESVTFIDANRPVLLLIDAHPDVLHSLKRLLSLEPFELHSATCAADALGILATQPIDLVMSAARLPDMDGASLLAHIHQHHPHTVRILLTGETDLTLIVRAINEGQIYRYLSKPWNDEELLLALRQSLAHQHSERERGRLELLIQAQNDELKQLNATLEKRVASRTSELQQTADMLDLAYEELKHSYATGTEVFSLLANLRLPRAKQTNRQIIELVRTWCVAHGVDEASNRDLTMAAALYNIGKLSWSDSMMASPSDLLHSSDRERYRAYATQSESLLMTLEPMKDAARLIRHHQERWDGSGFPDHLKGDAIPAGSRLLKLAVDFIELQKGLILERQMNSDEALLYIRKYAGRLYDPDMVESFVSVCATYLNDVTLGDPSVRVLGARELEEGMVLARNLNADNGMLLLNAGKVLNLPLVDKLIAFETMEGARYSVFIKERHEGLLCE, encoded by the coding sequence ATGGGAGAGTCAGTGACCTTTATCGATGCCAACCGTCCAGTGCTGCTGTTGATCGACGCCCACCCGGACGTTTTGCACAGCCTCAAGCGATTGCTCAGCCTGGAGCCCTTCGAACTGCACAGCGCCACCTGCGCCGCTGATGCCCTGGGCATTCTCGCCACTCAACCCATTGACCTGGTGATGAGCGCCGCGCGTCTGCCGGACATGGATGGTGCCTCGTTGCTGGCGCACATCCACCAACACCACCCGCACACGGTGCGCATTCTGCTGACCGGCGAGACCGACCTGACGCTGATCGTCAGAGCCATTAACGAAGGCCAGATCTACCGTTACCTGAGCAAGCCCTGGAACGATGAAGAACTGCTGCTGGCCCTGCGTCAATCCTTGGCCCATCAGCATTCGGAGCGCGAGCGTGGGCGCCTGGAGCTGCTGATCCAGGCGCAGAACGATGAACTCAAGCAGCTCAACGCCACATTGGAAAAACGTGTTGCCTCTCGCACCAGTGAATTGCAGCAAACCGCCGATATGCTCGACCTGGCCTACGAAGAGCTCAAACACAGCTACGCCACGGGCACCGAGGTGTTCTCGTTGTTGGCCAACCTGCGCTTACCGCGCGCCAAGCAAACCAACCGGCAAATCATCGAATTGGTGCGCACCTGGTGTGTGGCCCATGGCGTAGATGAGGCCAGTAACCGCGACCTGACCATGGCTGCCGCGCTCTACAACATCGGCAAATTGAGCTGGAGCGACAGCATGATGGCCTCGCCTTCAGACCTGTTGCACAGCAGCGACCGTGAGCGTTATCGCGCTTACGCCACCCAAAGCGAATCGTTGCTGATGACTCTGGAACCGATGAAAGACGCAGCGCGGCTTATCCGCCATCATCAGGAACGCTGGGACGGCAGCGGTTTTCCCGATCACCTCAAGGGTGACGCGATTCCCGCAGGTTCGCGCCTGTTGAAACTGGCGGTGGACTTTATCGAGCTGCAAAAGGGCCTGATCCTCGAACGCCAGATGAACAGCGACGAAGCGCTGCTCTATATCCGCAAATACGCCGGTCGCCTTTACGACCCCGACATGGTGGAAAGTTTTGTTTCAGTCTGCGCCACGTACCTCAATGACGTGACCCTGGGCGACCCCAGTGTCAGGGTGCTGGGCGCCCGCGAGCTGGAGGAGGGCATGGTGCTGGCGCGCAACCTCAACGCCGATAACGGCATGTTGTTGCTCAACGCCGGCAAGGTGCTGAACCTGCCGCTGGTGGACAAGTTGATTGCCTTTGAGACCATGGAAGGTGCCAGGTACAGCGTGTTTATCAAAGAGCGGCATGAAGGATTGCTTTGCGAATAA
- a CDS encoding NUDIX domain-containing protein, with product MTSTIRIAAALLIGSDGRTLLVRKRGTQAFMQPGGKIDAGEQPAQALARELFEELDLRIEPSQAVYLGHFSAPAANEPGFTVDAELFQVHIDVAVTPAAEIEEVRWIDPAGDGGLQLAPLTRDVILPFYRASLTCDA from the coding sequence ATGACATCCACTATCCGCATCGCCGCTGCGCTGTTGATTGGCAGCGACGGCCGAACCCTGCTGGTGCGCAAGCGCGGCACCCAGGCGTTCATGCAACCGGGCGGCAAGATCGACGCCGGCGAACAACCGGCCCAAGCCCTGGCCCGTGAGCTGTTTGAGGAACTCGACCTGCGCATCGAGCCAAGCCAGGCTGTCTATCTTGGCCACTTCTCGGCCCCCGCCGCCAATGAGCCTGGGTTCACCGTGGACGCCGAGCTGTTCCAGGTGCACATCGACGTAGCGGTGACGCCCGCGGCCGAAATCGAAGAAGTGCGCTGGATCGACCCTGCCGGTGACGGTGGCCTGCAACTGGCGCCGTTGACGCGCGACGTGATCCTGCCGTTTTACCGCGCATCGCTGACCTGCGACGCATGA
- a CDS encoding GNAT family N-acetyltransferase, producing the protein MMIRSLGANDAEAYRALMLEAYGAYPQAFTSSVAERALMPLSWWEKRVDSPLDRLLGAFEGDALVGIVGLAFEPREKARHKVTLFGMYVNRAYQHRGLGRQLVEAALAEAREHPHLTLIQLTVTAGNDAAFALYQRCGFIQYGLEPLAVRVGEDYFDKIHMWRELKVD; encoded by the coding sequence ATGATGATTCGTTCACTTGGCGCCAACGACGCCGAGGCTTATCGGGCGTTGATGCTTGAGGCGTACGGCGCTTATCCGCAGGCGTTCACCTCCAGCGTGGCGGAGCGCGCGCTGATGCCCTTGAGCTGGTGGGAAAAGCGCGTCGACAGCCCGCTGGATCGGCTGCTCGGGGCTTTTGAGGGGGACGCATTGGTGGGCATTGTCGGCCTGGCGTTCGAGCCGCGTGAGAAAGCGCGCCATAAGGTGACCTTGTTCGGCATGTACGTGAACCGGGCGTACCAGCACCGAGGCCTGGGCCGCCAGTTGGTGGAGGCGGCGCTCGCCGAGGCGCGTGAACATCCGCACCTCACACTGATTCAGCTGACCGTCACCGCTGGCAACGACGCCGCCTTCGCGTTGTACCAGCGCTGCGGCTTCATCCAGTACGGCCTGGAGCCACTGGCGGTGCGGGTGGGCGAGGATTATTTCGACAAGATCCACATGTGGCGTGAACTCAAGGTCGACTGA
- the metR gene encoding transcriptional regulator MetR, which yields MLEIRHLKTLHALREADSLVEAAERLHLTQSALSHQFKELEERLGMQLFVRKTKPLRFTSAGLRLLQLADATLPLLRGAERDIARLAGGTAGRLHMAIECHSCFQWLMPTIDQFRDAWPEVELDLASGFAFAPLPALARGDLDLVVTSDPLELPGITYVPLFTYEAMLAVANQHALANKSYIVPEDLLTETLITYPVERDRLDIFTRFLEPADVEPAQVRTSELTVMMMQLVASGRGVCGMPHWALHEYSSRGYVKAKRLGEKGLFATLYAGIRADMLDAPYMRDFLLTAKDTSFSTLDGVSAVR from the coding sequence GTGCTCGAAATCCGTCACCTCAAGACCCTGCACGCCTTGCGCGAAGCCGACAGCCTGGTCGAAGCCGCCGAGCGCCTGCACCTGACGCAGTCGGCGCTGTCCCATCAGTTTAAAGAGCTGGAAGAGCGCTTGGGCATGCAGCTGTTCGTGCGCAAGACCAAGCCACTGCGCTTTACCAGCGCCGGTCTGCGTTTGCTGCAACTGGCCGACGCCACCCTGCCCTTGCTGCGCGGCGCCGAGCGCGATATTGCGCGTCTCGCCGGCGGCACCGCCGGGCGTTTGCACATGGCCATTGAGTGCCACAGTTGCTTCCAGTGGCTGATGCCGACCATCGACCAGTTCCGCGATGCCTGGCCGGAAGTCGAGCTGGACCTGGCCTCCGGCTTCGCCTTCGCGCCACTGCCGGCGCTGGCGCGGGGCGACCTGGACCTGGTGGTGACTTCCGACCCGCTGGAATTGCCGGGCATCACCTACGTGCCGCTGTTCACATACGAAGCCATGCTGGCCGTGGCCAACCAGCACGCACTGGCGAACAAATCGTACATCGTGCCCGAAGATTTGCTCACCGAGACCCTGATCACCTACCCGGTGGAACGCGATCGGCTGGACATTTTCACGCGCTTTTTAGAGCCGGCCGACGTGGAACCGGCCCAGGTGCGCACCTCGGAACTCACGGTCATGATGATGCAGCTGGTGGCCAGCGGCCGTGGTGTGTGCGGCATGCCGCATTGGGCGCTGCATGAGTACAGCTCGCGCGGTTACGTGAAGGCCAAACGGTTGGGCGAGAAAGGGCTGTTCGCAACGTTGTATGCGGGGATTCGTGCAGACATGCTGGACGCGCCGTACATGCGCGACTTTCTGCTGACGGCCAAGGACACGTCGTTTTCCACGCTCGATGGCGTCAGCGCCGTTCGCTGA
- a CDS encoding alpha/beta fold hydrolase: protein MRVLCLLAALLFGLPSFAASRCDVNVPTQTVDLAQVSIAYQSIGRASDPALLLVMGLGGQLIHWPDEVVVALCEQGFRVIRYDNRDVGLSTWRQAPASANLTFEVLRYKLGLPVAAPYTLTDMADDALGLMDALQIRQFHVLGASMGGMIAQHLAAMAPQRVESLTLIMTSSGAEGLPAPSAALVQLLSRRSAPNREVALEQQADLLAALGSPNVKDDRQVLLHQAALSYDRAFNPDGVKRQIMAILAEPSRVPLLNQLRVPTLVVHGTADPLLPVMHGVHLAAHIQGSQLKLIPGLAHRFQEAFKAPLLAAVLPYLQAHREDAAHWAQIDLGQPSKVL, encoded by the coding sequence ATGCGCGTGTTGTGTTTACTGGCCGCTCTATTGTTCGGCCTGCCGTCTTTTGCGGCTTCTCGATGTGACGTCAATGTCCCGACGCAAACGGTCGACCTGGCTCAGGTGAGCATTGCCTACCAGAGCATCGGCCGTGCGTCCGACCCTGCATTGCTGCTGGTCATGGGCCTGGGCGGGCAGTTGATCCACTGGCCGGACGAAGTTGTCGTGGCGCTGTGCGAACAAGGGTTTCGGGTGATTCGCTACGACAACCGTGACGTCGGCCTGTCCACGTGGCGCCAGGCACCGGCCAGTGCCAACCTGACCTTCGAAGTGCTGCGCTACAAACTCGGCCTGCCGGTGGCGGCGCCTTACACGCTGACCGACATGGCCGACGACGCCCTGGGCTTGATGGACGCGTTGCAGATCCGCCAATTCCACGTGCTGGGTGCGAGCATGGGCGGCATGATCGCCCAGCACCTGGCGGCCATGGCGCCGCAACGGGTCGAGAGCCTGACGTTGATCATGACCAGCTCCGGCGCCGAAGGCTTGCCGGCGCCGAGTGCTGCATTGGTGCAGTTGCTGTCGCGGCGCAGCGCGCCCAACCGTGAAGTGGCGCTGGAGCAACAGGCCGACTTGCTGGCGGCGTTGGGCAGCCCGAATGTGAAGGACGATCGCCAGGTATTGCTGCATCAGGCCGCGCTGTCCTACGACCGCGCCTTCAACCCGGACGGGGTCAAGCGCCAGATCATGGCGATCCTCGCCGAGCCCAGTCGTGTGCCGCTGCTCAATCAATTGCGTGTGCCAACGCTGGTGGTGCATGGCACTGCCGACCCGTTGCTGCCGGTGATGCACGGTGTGCATTTGGCCGCGCATATCCAGGGCAGCCAGTTGAAGTTGATTCCCGGCCTGGCGCATCGTTTTCAGGAGGCGTTCAAGGCGCCGTTGCTGGCGGCGGTGTTGCCGTACCTGCAAGCCCATCGCGAAGATGCCGCGCACTGGGCGCAGATTGATTTGGGGCAGCCTTCGAAGGTGTTGTGA